The Ancylobacter sp. SL191 nucleotide sequence CCGGTCGCCATGCAACCATTGGGCATATAGAGGCCGGGGATGAGGTGATAATCGAGATAGAGCCGCGGATCGGGCTTCACCTGATCGGTGGCGACGAGAATATCCACCGCGCCGCCGAATTTCAGCAGGATGTCGCCTGTGCGGGTGACGCCGGCGCCGAGCGCCGAGGCGATCATGTCCGCCGCGCCGCCAATGACCGGCGTGCCGGCGGCAAGGCCGGTCGCGGCCGCGCCCTCGGGGCTCACATGGCCCATGATCTCGTGCGAGGCGGTCTTGCGCGGCACGGCGCTGCGCGGAATGCGCGCCCAGGCGACCAGCTCGTCGTCGATCTCATGGCGGGAGACATCGACGAAGCCGGCCTCCAGCGCCCAGTTCTGCTCCACCGCCCGCTCGCCGGTGAGGCGCCAGTTCACATAATCATAGGAACCGAAGACGGTGGCGATGCGGGCGAAAATGTCCGGCTCGTGCCGGGCGATCCAGCGCAGCTTGGCGGTGACGAGCTGCTGGTTGATGCCATTGCCGGCCTTCTTGATGAAGGCGGCCTCGTCCTTCTCCGCGCGCAGTTCCGCGACTTCCGCGCCGCAGCGCCCGTCGCTCTGCTGGATGGAGGGGCGCAGTACGCGGCCGTCCGCATCCAGCAGCACCACGGCGGGCAGCATGCCGGTGACGCCGATGGCGGCGATCTCCGTGGGGTCGATGCCGATGGAATCGATGAGCTCGTGGGTGATGGCGCCGACATTCGCCCACCACTGCGCCGGGTCTTCCTCCGCCCAGCCGGCATGGGGCGAAGACAGGGTGACCGGGCGCGAGACGACGCCGAGCACCTCACCGGGCAGGCGCAGCAGGAAGCCGATGGTGGAGGTGGTGCCGATGTCGAGGCCAAGAACACAGGTCATTGGGCTGAGCTCATCGGGGGAGAACCTCTCGGGCGCGGTGGGCAAGGTCAATGCCGGAAAAAGACGTCATCCCGGCGACGGCGTGAGCCGGCCGGGATGACGGGGAGCGCGGGCGATCAGCGGATCGCGTTCACCACATCCATGAAGCGGGCGACGCGGCCGGCTTCCACCGGGTTCCAGGTGTTGCCGTCGACTTTGAAGTGGGTGCCGATGACGACGCCCGAGGCGACCGAGAAGATGTCGCGGATATTGTCGATGTTCACGCCGGTATTGGCGAAGATCGGCACGTCCTTGACCGTCTCGGCGACCTTGCGCAGATGCGACTGGTCGGCCGGCTGGCCGGTGAGCGGGCCAGAGACCAGGATGGCGTCGGCGAGCGAGGAGAACACCGCGCTCTTGGCGCGCAGCTCGATCGGGCGCTGGTCGAGCGAGTGGGCGAACTCGGCGTTGATGTTGAAGAGCATCTTCATGTCGTCGCGCTTCAGGTCATGGCGCAGCCGCGCCGCCTCGGCCGCGTTCGGCTCCCACAGGCCCATGTCGGAGGCGAACAGGCCGGTGAAGATCTCGCGCACGAAGCTCGCGCCGGTGATCGAGCCGATGGCGACGGTGGCGACCGGATCCCACAGATAGTTCACGCCGAACGGCACCTTCAGGCTCGGCTTCACCGCCTGCACGATGGCGCTCATGGCGGCGATGGAGGCCGGCGAGCCCTTGAAGACATAGGGGCGGTCGTTCTCATTGCCGAACATGATGGCGTCGACGCCGCCAGCCTGCAGCTTCTCGACATCGGCGAGCACGCCCTCGATCAGCTTGTCGAGGCCGCCATCGGCGTCATAAAGCGGCGCGCCGGGCAGGGCGCCGATGTGGGCCATGGCGATGACGACCTTCTTCTTGTCGCCGAAGCACTCGAAAACCATGCGATTCACTCCTTGAGAACAGGCAGGCGGCGCCGTGGCGCCGGAACGGGACAGCGCCGTCAGGCGCCGGAGACGGGTGAGGCGATGCGCACATCCACCCGCGCGGCCGCGAGGGCGGCGGCGATGCGCGGGGGCGGCTCGGCATCGGTGACGAGCATGTTGATGTCGGCGAAGGCGCCGACCTGAACCAGCGACATGCGCTGGAACTTGGCGCTGTCGCAGAGCAGGATCTTGAGGCCCGAACGGCGCAGATAGACGCGCTTCATGTCGGTGTCCTCGAAGGAATAGTCGAAGAACCCCTCCGCCGTGATGCCGGAGGTGCCGATCACCGCCGCGTCGAACCACAGCTTTTCGAACTGGGCGACGGCGGTCGGGCCATAGACCGACATTTCCTCCGGCCGCACGCGCCCGCCGGCGACGTAGATCTCCGGGCCGGCGCCATCGAGCGCGGTGGAGACGCGCAGGCTGTTGGTGAAAATCTTGAGATGGGCGACCTCGCGCAGATGCGCGGCCATCAGGAAGGTGGTGGTGCCGACATCCAGCGCCAGCGTGCGGTAGCCGGCGACGATGTTGGCGGCATAGGCGGCAATCGCCGCCTTGGCGTCGGCCCCGCGACGCAGGCGCGCGTCGAAGCTCGGCTCCTCGCTGTCCATGGCGACGCTGGCGGGCATGTCGTTGAGCACCGCGCCGCCATGCACGCGCACGAGGCGCCCCTCGCGCTCCAGCTCGACCAGATCGCGGCGGATGGTCATGTCGGAGACGCCGAGCGTGGCGGCGAGCGCGCTGACGCTGACCGAGCCGGCGAGGCTGAGTTGGTCGAGAATGCGGGCGTGGCGGGTGGGCGAGAGCAGGCGCTGGCGCTCATCGCCAGCCTCGGCCCGCGCTTCCGGCGGGACGGGCAGGGGCGGCTCGGTCCTGTGAGTGTCGGGCAGTCGGTCCCCGGCCATGCTCGCTCCTGCTCAATTGGACGTCCCGGTCGCGCCAGTGGCGGCTTTGCGGACCCGGATACGCCCCGGCGTCGGGAATCTGTAGCCGAGAGATCGAACATAATCAAACACATTTTAGCCCTTGATGTGCGTTCATGTTTGTTACATTCTCCCGACAACCTCAGGAGCCGAACATGATCCCGTTGACCGCGCCGACCCCCGTCTATGCCGAGCTGAAGGGCCGCAAGGCCTTCGTTACCGGCGGGGCGACGGGTATCGGGCGGGCGATCTGCGCGGCGCTGGTGAAGCAGGGCGTTGAGGTCGCGATCGGCGACATCAATCTCGACGCGGCGCAGGCGGCGGCGTCCGCCCTCGGTGCCGGCACGGTGGCGGTGGCCATCGATGTGCGCCGGCGCGAATCGGTCGAGGCGGGCTTCACCGCGGCGCTCGAGGCGCTCGGCGGCTGCGACCTGCTGATCGCCAATGCCGGCGTCTCCACCATGAATCCGGCGCTCGACCTCACCGACGAGGAATGGGATTTCAACTTCGATGTGAACACGCGCGGCGTGTTCCTCACCAACCAGATCGCCGCCCGGCACTTTGTGGCGCAGGGCAAGGGCTGCATCGTCAACACCGCCTCGCTGGCGGCGAAGGTCGGCGCGCCGCTGCTGGCGCATTACTCCGCCTCGAAATTCGCCGTGCTCGGCTGGACGCAGGCGCTGGCCCGCGAGCTCGCGCCGAAGGGCATCCGCGTCAATGCGGTGTGTCCGGGCTTCGTCGCCACCGGCATGCAGAGCCGCGAGGTCGAGTGGGAGGCGAAGCTGCGCGGCGTCACCCCCGAGCAGGTGGTCGCGGACTACATCGCCCAGACCCCGCTCGGCCGGCTGGAGCACCCGGAGGACGTCGCCGATGTCGTCGTCTTCCTCGCCTCCGAGCAGGCGCGCTTCATGACCGGCCAGGGCGTGAACGTCACCGGCGGCGTCTACACAACCTGATGCGATTCCTTACAGGCGGCCCCAGCGGGTCGCCTGTTTGCGTTAGGCGAAATGTTTGAATTTGTTTCTTCTGGCGGTCGGTCGCGCACAGGCCGGCGCCGGACAAGGGAAGTCTGATGGCGTCGATCGAACTCGATCATGTCTCCAAGCTCTACGCCAACGGCGCCTATGGCGTGCGGGACGTGGACCTGACGATTGAGGATGGCGAATTCGTCATCTTCCTCGGCCCGTCGGGCTGCGGAAAATCCACCACGCTGCGCATGATCGCCGGCCTCGAGGGCATCACCTCGGGCGATCTGCGCATTGGCGGGCGCAGCGTGACCAATGTGCCGCCGCGCGACCGCAACATCGCCGTCGTCTTCCAGTCCTACGCGCTCTACCCGCATATGAGCGTGCGCGAGAATATGGGCTTCGGCCTGAAGATGCGCGGCGTCGCCCGCCCCGTCATCGAGGAGAAGATCAAGGAAGCGGCCGGCCTGCTCGGCCTCACCTCCTATCTCGACCGCAAGCCCGCCGCGCTTTCCGGCGGCCAGCGCCAGCGCGTCGCGCTCGGCCGCGCCATTGTGCGCGATCCCGTCGCCTTCCTGCTCGACGAGCCGCTGTCCAATCTCGACGCGCAGTTGCGCGCCGAAATGCGGCTCGAACTCGTGAAGCTGCACCGCCGGCTCGGGCGCACCATCGTCCATGTCACCCATGACCAGGTGGAGGCCATGACCATGGGCGACCGCATCTGCATCATGCGCGACGGGCGGATGATCCAGGTCGGCAAGCCGCTCGATGTCTATGCCGACCCGGTCGACACGTTCGTGGCCCGCTTCCTCGCCACGCCGCCGATGAACCTCATCCCGGCGCGGCTGGAAGGGCAGGGCGACGGGCTGGTGGTGCGCGCCGACGGGCTGAACATCGCCGTCCCCGCCCAGCACCGCGACGCCTATGCCCCGGCGGCCGGGCGCGCGGTGATCTTCGGCCTGCGGCCGGAAGACCTGCATGAGGCTCCCGCGCCCGGCTACCAGCCGATCGAGGTGACGGTGGTGGCGATGGAATCGCTCGGCGTCGAGAACATCCTCGTCGGTCAGCTCGTGGGCACGCAAGGCGGCGCGCCGGTGGAAGTCGCCGCCCGCCTGTCGCGCCATTTCACCGCGCCGGTCGGCGCCACCGTGCCGCTCTATGTCGATGCGCGGCCCATGCATCTGTTCGACCCGGAGACGACGCGGGCGCTGCCCCGCCCCTCGCTCCGGCGCGTGGCCAACTGAGCGGGCGGGGGAACGGGATCATGCGGCGCATCGCTCTCCATGCCGGCCTTTTCTTCACCTGCGCCGTCATCCTCATTCCGCTGCTCTGGGTGGTGCGCACCAGCTTCCTGCCCGAATCCATGTCCTACTCGCCGGAGCTGATGCCGGCGGCGACGCTCGACAATTACGTCGCGCTGTTTACCTCCACCCGCTACGGCCAGTCCTATCTCAACAGCCTGATCGTTTCCGTCGGCTCGGTGATCGTCGCGCTGCCCTTCGCCTGCATGACCGGCTATGCCTTCGCCCGCTTCAAGACCAGCGGGCAGGGCGGGCGCTTCGCGGTGCTGGCGACGCAGATGCTGCCCCCCGTCGCCATCGTGCTGCCGGCCTTCGCGCTGCTGCGCATGGTGGGGCTGACCAATTCGCTGACCGGCCTGATCATCGTCTATGCGGCGATCAACCTGCCCTTCCTCATCTGGGTGCTGATGGGGTTCTTCGAGGGCATCCCGGTCGATCTCGAATGGGCGGCGCAGACCGATGGGGCGACGCCCTGGGGCGCGTTCTGGCGCATCGTGCTGCCGGTCTCGTTGCCGGGCATCGCGGCGGCCGGCGTGCTCGGCTTCATCATGACCTGGAACGAATTTCTCTTCGCGCTGGTGCTGAGCGGACCGCAGACGGCCACCGTGCCCGTCGCGCTCGCCTCGCTGCAGACCTCCAATGGCGTGCAGATCGCCAAGGTCTCGGCGGGCGTGGTGCTGGCGGTGCTGCCGCTGGTCATCGCCTCGCGCTTCATCCAGCGCTTCATCGTTCAGGGCCTCACCTTCGGCAGCGTGAAATGACCGCCGCCGGATACCGACCGCCGTGCCTTCCGGCACGCGCCAAGCCAGCGGGCGAACCCGCTCCAGACGGAACAGGAGAGACGACATGCAGATGAGACGCCGTATCGTCCGGGCGCTGCTCGGCGCCAGCATGCTGGCCGCCGCCAGTCCCGCCTTCGCCGACCCGATCACCCTGCGCGCCCTCATGGAGGACGTGCCGGAGACGCAGATCATCGAGAGCCTGCTGCCGGAATTCACCAAGGAAACCGGCATCAAGGTCGAGTTCGAGAAGATCGGCTATGGCGACATGCACGACAAGCTGGTCGCGCAGCTCGTCGCTCCCGAAAGCTATTACAACGTGCTGGAGGTCGACTTCCTCTGGGCCGGCGAGTTCCCCGCCGCCGGCTGGCTGGAAGATCTCAACCCCTATGTGCAGAAGTCCGGCTTTGACCTGAAGCCGTTCATCCCCTCGATGCTCGATCTGCTCGGCCGCACCCCGGACGCGCTGCCGATCCTGCCCATGTACAATTACTCGATGGGCCTGATCTACCGCACCGACCTCATCAACGATGCCAAGGTCAAGGCGGACTACAAGGCCAAGACCGGCAAGGAGCTGGCTCTGCCGGCGACGCTCGCCGACTATGTGGCGCTGTCGAAGTTCTTCAAGGCGCAGGGCGGCGACGTGGTCGGCGCGGCCATGCAGGGCCAGCGCGGCGACCCGAACGCGATGGAGTTCTCCAACTACCTGTTCTCCTCGGGCGGCGCCTATCTCGACGGCAGCCGCAAGGTGGTGCTGAACAGCGAGGCGGGCCTCACCGCGCTCAAGCTCTACGCCGACAACATCCAGAACGGCGCGCAGCAGGGCGCCCTCTCGGCCACGCTCGACGACACGATGCGGCTGATGTGCGCGGGCAAGGCATTCAGCATGGTCACCTATTGGTGGATGCTGCCGCAGCTCGACAATGCCGAGAAGTGCCCGGCGGTGGCCGGCAAGCTGGCGCTCAGCGTGATGCCGGGCGGCCATGGCGAGAGCGGCGGCTGGGGCTGGGGCATCCCGAAGAACACCTCGGATGAGTCCAAGGCCGCGGCCTGGAAGTTCATCGAGTGGGTGCAGGGCAAGAAGACCTCCATCGCCCGCGCCATGCAGGGCCATGCGCCGGTGCGCTCGGACGTGTTCGAGGACGCGGCGGTGCTGAAGAAGTACCCGTTCTACAAGACCGGTCTCGACATCGTCGCCACCGGCAAGTCCTTCCCGATCTTCGCCTATTCGGCGCAGTACGAGGACGTGCTGGGCACCCAGCTCTCGCTCGCCGCCGGCGGGCAGGCCAAGCCCGAGGAGGCGCTGAAGGCGGCTGCCGATGGCCTGACCCAGCTCATGAGCAAGTGAGCCTGTTCGCCTGAACATCGCGCGGGGGCTGTCGTGCAGCCTTGCGGTCCCCGCGTCCTCTTCCTCGCATCCGCGAGGCATCTCGGCCGACCCCTTCAGGCCACGGTGCGCCGGCCTCCCCCTCGGTCCGGCGCACCGTTCTTTTCCGAAGTTTCACGCAAGATCCAGGGACTCTCACCTATGGCACGACCGGCTTTCGCGGATCGGGACTGGCGCACCGGCTGGGCCTTCGCCGCGCCGGGGCTGCTGACGCTCGCCGTGGTGATGGGCTTCCCGCTGGTCTATGCGGGCCTGATCTCGATCTCCTCGCTCACCTTGCTGAAGCCGATGCTGACGCCCTATGTGGGGCTGAAGAACTTCATCGTGGTGATGAGCGAGCCGATCTTCTGGAGCGCGGTCTGGCTCACCATCAAATACTCGGTCGTCACCGTCGCCGCCGAATTCGCCATCGGTCTCGGCATCGCCC carries:
- a CDS encoding DeoR/GlpR family DNA-binding transcription regulator, translated to MAGDRLPDTHRTEPPLPVPPEARAEAGDERQRLLSPTRHARILDQLSLAGSVSVSALAATLGVSDMTIRRDLVELEREGRLVRVHGGAVLNDMPASVAMDSEEPSFDARLRRGADAKAAIAAYAANIVAGYRTLALDVGTTTFLMAAHLREVAHLKIFTNSLRVSTALDGAGPEIYVAGGRVRPEEMSVYGPTAVAQFEKLWFDAAVIGTSGITAEGFFDYSFEDTDMKRVYLRRSGLKILLCDSAKFQRMSLVQVGAFADINMLVTDAEPPPRIAAALAAARVDVRIASPVSGA
- a CDS encoding BtpA/SgcQ family protein encodes the protein MVFECFGDKKKVVIAMAHIGALPGAPLYDADGGLDKLIEGVLADVEKLQAGGVDAIMFGNENDRPYVFKGSPASIAAMSAIVQAVKPSLKVPFGVNYLWDPVATVAIGSITGASFVREIFTGLFASDMGLWEPNAAEAARLRHDLKRDDMKMLFNINAEFAHSLDQRPIELRAKSAVFSSLADAILVSGPLTGQPADQSHLRKVAETVKDVPIFANTGVNIDNIRDIFSVASGVVIGTHFKVDGNTWNPVEAGRVARFMDVVNAIR
- a CDS encoding SDR family NAD(P)-dependent oxidoreductase; translated protein: MIPLTAPTPVYAELKGRKAFVTGGATGIGRAICAALVKQGVEVAIGDINLDAAQAAASALGAGTVAVAIDVRRRESVEAGFTAALEALGGCDLLIANAGVSTMNPALDLTDEEWDFNFDVNTRGVFLTNQIAARHFVAQGKGCIVNTASLAAKVGAPLLAHYSASKFAVLGWTQALARELAPKGIRVNAVCPGFVATGMQSREVEWEAKLRGVTPEQVVADYIAQTPLGRLEHPEDVADVVVFLASEQARFMTGQGVNVTGGVYTT
- a CDS encoding ABC transporter ATP-binding protein, with translation MASIELDHVSKLYANGAYGVRDVDLTIEDGEFVIFLGPSGCGKSTTLRMIAGLEGITSGDLRIGGRSVTNVPPRDRNIAVVFQSYALYPHMSVRENMGFGLKMRGVARPVIEEKIKEAAGLLGLTSYLDRKPAALSGGQRQRVALGRAIVRDPVAFLLDEPLSNLDAQLRAEMRLELVKLHRRLGRTIVHVTHDQVEAMTMGDRICIMRDGRMIQVGKPLDVYADPVDTFVARFLATPPMNLIPARLEGQGDGLVVRADGLNIAVPAQHRDAYAPAAGRAVIFGLRPEDLHEAPAPGYQPIEVTVVAMESLGVENILVGQLVGTQGGAPVEVAARLSRHFTAPVGATVPLYVDARPMHLFDPETTRALPRPSLRRVAN
- a CDS encoding carbohydrate ABC transporter permease, which translates into the protein MRRIALHAGLFFTCAVILIPLLWVVRTSFLPESMSYSPELMPAATLDNYVALFTSTRYGQSYLNSLIVSVGSVIVALPFACMTGYAFARFKTSGQGGRFAVLATQMLPPVAIVLPAFALLRMVGLTNSLTGLIIVYAAINLPFLIWVLMGFFEGIPVDLEWAAQTDGATPWGAFWRIVLPVSLPGIAAAGVLGFIMTWNEFLFALVLSGPQTATVPVALASLQTSNGVQIAKVSAGVVLAVLPLVIASRFIQRFIVQGLTFGSVK
- a CDS encoding extracellular solute-binding protein, whose amino-acid sequence is MQMRRRIVRALLGASMLAAASPAFADPITLRALMEDVPETQIIESLLPEFTKETGIKVEFEKIGYGDMHDKLVAQLVAPESYYNVLEVDFLWAGEFPAAGWLEDLNPYVQKSGFDLKPFIPSMLDLLGRTPDALPILPMYNYSMGLIYRTDLINDAKVKADYKAKTGKELALPATLADYVALSKFFKAQGGDVVGAAMQGQRGDPNAMEFSNYLFSSGGAYLDGSRKVVLNSEAGLTALKLYADNIQNGAQQGALSATLDDTMRLMCAGKAFSMVTYWWMLPQLDNAEKCPAVAGKLALSVMPGGHGESGGWGWGIPKNTSDESKAAAWKFIEWVQGKKTSIARAMQGHAPVRSDVFEDAAVLKKYPFYKTGLDIVATGKSFPIFAYSAQYEDVLGTQLSLAAGGQAKPEEALKAAADGLTQLMSK
- a CDS encoding FGGY-family carbohydrate kinase yields the protein MTCVLGLDIGTTSTIGFLLRLPGEVLGVVSRPVTLSSPHAGWAEEDPAQWWANVGAITHELIDSIGIDPTEIAAIGVTGMLPAVVLLDADGRVLRPSIQQSDGRCGAEVAELRAEKDEAAFIKKAGNGINQQLVTAKLRWIARHEPDIFARIATVFGSYDYVNWRLTGERAVEQNWALEAGFVDVSRHEIDDELVAWARIPRSAVPRKTASHEIMGHVSPEGAAATGLAAGTPVIGGAADMIASALGAGVTRTGDILLKFGGAVDILVATDQVKPDPRLYLDYHLIPGLYMPNGCMATGGSGLNWFVRNFAGGEADAAARAGLSLHQHLDRLAATRPAGADGLTILPYFLGEKTPIHDPAARGVIDGLTLSHDIGHLWRALLESYAYAGAHHVEVLRDMGHAATRVMVSDGGSNSRVWMQIVADVLGQPVHRLKGHPGSSLGAAWTAAVGVGLADWAGISRFVSEDEVIEPNLANTKTYRAGYARYRDLYRRLSAPAGKAKA